Genomic window (Saccharothrix australiensis):
TGCCGACGGGGCGGCGCGGCAGCTGGCGAACAGGATGGGCATCGACCCGGCGATGGTCGTGCACTCCCACCCGATCGGCGAGGACTTCACGTTCTTCGTCGTCTACGGGTCGGTGCGGCACGTCGTGGACCTGGCCGAGGTGCGGGTCGTGGAGCGCGAGTACCCGCTGCTGTCGCCCGCGGAGGTGAACGCGGCGCTGAAGGAGTCGCTGCGCCGCAAGCTGGTCGTGGTCGGCGGGTGCATCGGGACCGACGCGCACACCGTCGGCATCGACGCGATCCTCAACGTCAAGGGTTTCGCGGGGGAGAAGGGCCTGGAGCACTACCGCGAGCTGAAGGTGGTCAACCTCGGCGCGCAGGTGTCGGTGCCGGACCTGGTGCGCCGGGCCCGCGCCGAGCAGGCCGACGCGGTGCTGGTCTCGCAGGTCGTCACCCAGCGCGACGCGCACCTGCTCAACACGCGCGAGATGGCGGCGGCG
Coding sequences:
- a CDS encoding OAM dimerization domain-containing protein, with amino-acid sequence MKRHVRPYGDTTGDGMVQTSFTLPVPAGPRADGAARQLANRMGIDPAMVVHSHPIGEDFTFFVVYGSVRHVVDLAEVRVVEREYPLLSPAEVNAALKESLRRKLVVVGGCIGTDAHTVGIDAILNVKGFAGEKGLEHYRELKVVNLGAQVSVPDLVRRARAEQADAVLVSQVVTQRDAHLLNTREMAAAFREAMGERRPLLVAGGPRFDPLMAGELGVDRVFGRGTTPGEVASYLVHAVRAKGEGGA